The following coding sequences are from one Neurospora crassa OR74A linkage group I, whole genome shotgun sequence window:
- a CDS encoding RING-9 protein gives MRTPRVAILVLFFSASVFLFCRAVASSRRASPAVSHLAPETSGLRSFFSFRAPFTLFPPNAAISLFDDNSTFFPARPAIFGPPLPKDGLSGQLWAGSGFTDDNLQDGQGEGELGCSDLVGWEGAPGRLSIKMPKQSPTRDTTDSTTFDHKRFKRSNSVDGSAADHETISRTHSSKLNVETVADDGTDDYLHQGFRTDKNAFVDPPTTSSSGHADIQSIQETAEITGKIVLLSRGGCGFLEKVKWAQRRGAIALIVGDNQKGGPLIQMSARGNVDNVTIPSVFTSRTTAHLLSSLMQPGSFLQDILDESGYPISNVQHSGKTKKRKSPKWSAKHARSTPETNSKRQLTKVTGPQGSVSDSGTQSSPSHRSWISQLFHRGPVSDSATDKSRPPSSGSLDWIIVDDWSDEKDKVIKTGLDKTSRSIGDNSALASDSGRIPEDGFQIGVQDWRDPDLASSSPKNSASSVRHGGDDSAGDEQGAGTSGASSKQPGKTSQSDTNGPQGGSITPGSGRYDREVLAGSQSGQRSSDSSSGSSGGLMSKIFGEDDGEDFPPYEIPSFYAEKSSPPAAINRAGNREGLWITITPTSGASPFFDTLLVLVISPLITLTVVYALLILRAKIRRRRWRAPKSVVERLPVRTYHTVPRSPSQSSRVPSPSGASTPTTPLLQGPSRSRPRSRTTTGVPEPADLLRVDSALQAARVPAHEKGTTRASQWKKYMGRQRECAICLEEYVDGVSRVMSLPCGHEFHAECITPWLTTRRRTCPICKGDVVRSLARGSSSTPRYEPYRDDDSEEEDGGQASGSGDNMFRSESPARNTDVEQGRAAASAPERGRGGFDIGDGWFSALSNSLGTRPTFLSRRTDHE, from the exons ATGCGTACTCCACGAGTTGCCATATtggtcctcttcttctctgccTCGGTGTTCCTCTTCTGTCGTGCCGTAGCGTCATCCCGCCGCGCGAGCCCAGCAGTTTCGCATCTCGCACCTGAAACGTCCGGGTTGcgatccttcttctcgtttAGAGCCCCGTTTACGCTGTTTCCTCCCAATGCAGCCATCAGTCTCTTTGACGACAACAGCACCTTTTTCCCGGCACGGCCTGCGATATTCGGGCCACCACTCCCGAAAGACGGGCTTAGTGGGCAACTTTGGGCGGGGAGTGGGTTTACAGATGACAATCTCCAAGATGGGCAGGGTGAAGGCGAGCTTGGTTGTAGTGATTTGGTGGGGTGGGAGGGTGCGCCGGGCCGGCTGTCTATCAAGATGCCGAAACAATCACCAACAAGAGACACGACCGACAGTACCACGTTCGATCACAAAAGGTTCAAGCGGAGCAACAGTGTAGACGGTTCTGCGGCTGATCACGAGACCATCTCGAGAACACACTCAAGCAAGCTGAACGTGGAAACGGTGGCCGATGATGGGACGGATGATTATCTACATCAAGGATTTCGAACAGATAAAAATGCTTTCGTCGACCCTCCCACAACCTCGAGCTCAGGCCATGCAGACATCCAGTCGATCCAAGAGACAGCCGAGATAACTGGCAAGATTGTGCTATTGAGCCGAGGTGGTTGCGGATTCCTCGAAAAGGTCAAATGGGCACAGCGGCGTGGAGCGATTGCACTCATCGTTGGTGATAACCAGAAGGGCGGGCCACTGATTCAAATGTCCGCACGCGGGAATGTTGATAACGTTACTATCCCATCTGTTTTTACCTCGAGAACTACCGCCCACCTCTTATCCTCTTTGATGCAACCAGGAAGTTTCCTTCAGGATATTCTCGATGAGAGCGGTTATCCGATTTCAAACGTCCAGCATTCTGGCAAgaccaagaaaagaaaatcgcCTAAATGGTCCGCAAAGCACGCCAGATCTACACCTGAAACCAACTCCAAACGACAGTTGACCAAGGTAACAGGTCCTCAGGGAAGCGTGTCAGACAGTGGTACTCAATCCAGCCCTTCGCACAGAAGCTGGATTTCGCAGCTCTTTCATCGGGGCCCTGTCAGTGACAGCGCGACTGATAAAAGCCGGCCTCCAAGCAGCGGCTCTTTGGATTGGATCATAGTGGACGACTGGAGTGATGAAAAAGATAAAGTGATCAAAACCGGTCTTGACAAGACTTCCAGGAGCATTGGCGATAACTCTGCCTTGGCTTCGGACTCTGGCAGAATCCCTGAAGATGGTTTCCAGATTGGAGTTCAAGACTGGCGCGACCCTGAtttggcttcctcttcgccCAAGAACAGCGCATCATCTGTTCGCCacggtggtgatgattcCGCCGGTGATGAGCAAGGGGCTGGTACCTCCGGTGCTTCCTCCAAGCAGCCCGGCAAGACTAGCCAAAGTGATACGAACGGACCGCAAGGAGGCAGCATTACTCCTGGCAGCGGCCGGTACGACCGCGAGGTCTTAGCAGGCTCGCAGTCTGGACAACGGAGCTCCGACTCATCTTCAGGTTCCTCGGGTGGGTTGATGTCCAAGATATTTGGCGAGGACGACGGCGAAGATTTCCCTCCGTATGAGATACCGTCTTTCTACGCCGAGAAATCATCGCCGCCAGCTGCAATTAACCGGGCGGGAAATCGAGAAGGGCTATGGATTACTATAACACCCACAAGCGGTGCCAGTCCGTTTTTCGACACCCTTCTTGTTCTGGTAATAAGCCCTCTTATTACTTTGACAGTTGTATACGCTCTTCTTATACTTCGCGCCAAAATCCGTAGACGGAGATGGAGAGCCCCGAAATCCGTTGTGGAACGTCTTCCGGTACGGACTTACCATACTGTTCCTCGTTCGCCAAGTCAATCGTCGAGGGTGCCATCTCCCAGCGGTGCCTCAACCCCTACGACTCCGTTACTACAAGGGCCATCTAGATCTCGACCAAGGTCTCGTACAACGACAGGAGTCCCTGAACCCGCGGACTTGTTGAGGGTAGATAGTGCCCTGCAAGCGGCGAGGGTGCCGGCTCACGAGAAAGGAACCACTCGCGCTAGCCAGTGGAAGAAGTACATGGGACGGCAGAGGGAGTGTGCCATTTGCTTGGAGGAATACGTGGATGGAGTTAGCAGGGTAATGAGTTTGCCCTGCGGTCATGAGTTCCATGCGGAATGCAT AACGCCCTGGCTCACCACTAGGCGTCGCACATGCCCTATCTGTAAAGGCGATGTTGTCAGGTCTTTGGCACGAGGGTCTTCGTCTACCCCGCGCTACGAGCCATACCGCGATGATGatagtgaggaggaggatggcggtcAGGCTTCTGGGTCTGGAGACAACATGTTTAGATCCGAGTCCCCGGCGAGGAACACTGATGTTGAGCAAGGAAGAGCTGCGGCTTCAGCTCCTGAGAGAGGGCGAGGCGGTTTCGATATTGGCGATGGGTGGTTCAGCGCCTTGTCGAACAGTCTCGGGACTAGGCCGACATTTCTAAGCCGAAGGACAGACCACGAGTGA
- a CDS encoding 60S ribosomal protein L37 yields MTKGTSSFGKRHTKTHGLCRRCGRRSLHNQKKVCASCGYPAAKTRKYNWSEKAKRRKTTGTGRLRYLSTVSRKFKNGFQTGVPKGSKGPVAA; encoded by the exons ATGA CTAAGGGAACTTCGAGCTTTGGCAAGCG CCACACCAAGACCCACGGTCTTTGCAGACGTTGCGG TCGCCGTTCGCTCCACAACCAGAAGAAGGTCTGCGCTTCTTGCGGCTACCCTGCCGCCAAGACCCGCAAGT ACAACTGGTCTGAGAAGGCCAAGCGCAGAAAGACCACCGGCACTGGTCGCCTCCGTTACCTCAGCACCGTCTCTCGCAAGTTCAAGAACGGCTTCCAGACCGGTGTCCCCAAGGGCTCCAAGGGTCCCGTCGCTGCTTAA
- a CDS encoding DUF718 domain-containing protein, which translates to MAARQLWTPPKEAEAGLWNPGAPRLWSPRERSQSTSTVSSVFSASNADGRIRYSGRRFAQIIKLKAEYIDKYREVHAAVWPEVAKQIKECNIHDYSIFHDPDTGILFASFKYVGYDYEGDMEKMRENPKVREWWKMTDGFQESMVPGAKNSESGEPSWWKPVEEVFYQA; encoded by the exons ATGGCAGCCCGGCAATTGTGGACTCCCCCCAAGGAGGCTGAAGCGGGTCTCTGGAACCCTGGAGCGCCGAGACTCTGGTCCCCTAGAGAAAGGAGCCAGTCGACAAGCACAGTTTCCTCAGTCTTCTCAGCCTCTAACGCTGATGGAAGGATACGCTATTCCGGCCGGCGTTTTGCGCAAATCATTAAGCTGAAGGCCGAGTACATCGACAAGTACCGTGAGGTCCATGCTGCTGTGTGGCCTGAGGTTGCGAAGCAGATCAAGGAGTGCAACATTCACGATT ACAGCATCTTCCACGACCCGGACACCGGCATTCTCTTTGCCAGTTTCAAGTACGTCGGCTACGACTATGAGGGCGATATGGAGAAAATGCGCGAGAACCCAAAGGTTCGCGAATGGTGGAAGATGACAGATGGATTCCAGGAGTCCATGGTCCCGGGAGCAAAGAACAGCGAGTCGGGTGAGCCGTCGTGGTGGAAGCCCGTTGAGGAGGTTTTTTACCAGGCATAG
- a CDS encoding MFS transporter — MAPDPEAGSTPQKGGWRLFGRSSTREQDNAEIPGRGRLPKWNMGILNDRETIEVPGSVLLLAADHNEPLGLRNAPARTSHSSIPTAVIRPPEPPQDEKKKTSDGKIILEPQPEESANDPLNWPTWRRDSALLSLGLFCMVGGGMTPLLAAGFTDVAKEFDVSVSSVSLTTGLYMLGMGLGSVIFSPTAILYGKRPVYLFGALLFVLTSVWCAVSKSFVSLVLGRIFQGIAVSPVECLPSATIAEIFFLHERAYRIGIYTLLLLGGKNLVPLVSAAVIESLGWRWTFWVVAMVVGFCGFLLFLFVPETFWDRVPHPRKKSSRPNFFRRMSSKQHIRRSDAAGVSVPPSALPSARHSEEGPTPAPAANHRRNVHVGFATDTEEHHAQKDREAATRQEISEKSDELHDPSVPMTAGILAEDSHAARPELITQDPSSSDNSTKPHVFYMPDNIEKPKSPYSSERFARQDHHETDTESQSVASSRAVGSRVPYTAALRDQPAKSFVQQLKPFHGRLNKDKWHKVAIRPLILFSYPAVLWSAIVYACSVGWLIVISESVAVIYREGHYEFNALQTGLVYISPFVGGILGTAVAGKVSDVIVKAMARRNGGLYEPEFRLVMALPVAITTVIGLMGFGWSAQLGDHWIVPTVFFGVVSFGCSLGSTTSITFCVDSYRQYAGEALVTLNFSKNIFHGLVFSLFVTGWLTDDGPKTVFIWIGIIQLILLFLTIPMYIYGKRARMWTVRKNFMEKF; from the exons ATGGCTCCCGATCCTGAAGCGGGTAGCACACCACAAAAGGGCGGATGGCGGTTGTTTGGACGAAGTTCGACTAGGGAGCAGGACAACGCAGAGATCCCAGGGAGGGGAAGACTGCCAAAATGGAATATGGGCATTTTGAACGATAGAGAAACCATTGAAGTACCAG GCTCGGTCCTACTACTGGCCGCGGACCATAACGAGCCCCTTGGCCTGCGGAACGCACCTGCGAGAACTTCCCATTCATCAATCCCAACCGCCGTTATTCGGCCTCCAGAACCCCCACAGgatgaaaagaagaaaacgagTGACGGCAAAATCATTCTCGAACCTCAACCAGAAGAATCTGCCAATGACCCCCTCAACTGGCCAACATGGCGCAGAGATTCCGCCCTGCTCTCCCTGGGCCTCTTTTGCATGGTGGGCGGTGGCATGACCCCTCTCCTTGCTGCTGGCTTCACGGATGTGGCCAAAGAGTTTGATGTCAGCGTCTCGAGCGTATCACTCACGACAGGTCTCTACATGCTGGGCATGGGCCTTGGCTCCGTGATCTTCTCACCTACAGCTATCCTGTACGGTAAGAGGCCAGTGTACCTCTTTGGGGCTCTGTTGTTCGTCTTAACATCTGTATGGTGCGCCGTTTCCAAAAGCTTCGTGTCTTTGGTGCTTGGAAGAATCTTTCAGGGCATCGCTGTGAGTCCGGTTGAATGCCTTCCGTCCGCCACTATTGCCGaaatcttcttcctccacgaGCGAGCTTATCGAATTGGCATTTATACGCTGTTGCTTCTTGGCGGAAAGAATTTGGTTCCTCTGGTTAGCGCTGCCGTGATCGAGAGCCTGGGATGGCGCTGGACGTTTTG GGTTGTTGCCATGGTTGTTGGTTTCTGCGGGTTTCTGCTGTTCCTGTTTGTCCCCGAGACGTTCTGGGACAGAGTGCCTCATCCAAGGAAAAAGTCCTCCAGACCAAACTTTTTCCGCCGCATGTCCTCGAAACAGCACATTCGGCGTTCGGACGCCGCAGGCGTCAGTGTGCCACCCAGCGCTCTACCCAGCGCTCGCCATAGTGAGGAAGGCCCGACTCCAGCACCGGCGGCTAACCATCGCCGAAACGTTCACGTTGGATTTGCTACCGACACCGAAGAGCATCATGCGCAAAAGGATAGGGAAGCCGCGACACGACAAGAAATCTCTGAGAAATCCGACGAGCTCCACGATCCGAGTGTCCCCATGACAGCAGGTATCCTCGCGGAAGATAGCCATGCTGCACGTCCCGAGCTTATCACTCAAGATCCTTCATCATCTGATAACTCGACAAAGCCCCATGTCTTCTACATGCCCGACAACATCGAGAAGCCAAAATCTCCTTACTCCTCAGAGAGGTTTGCCAGACAGGATCACCATGAAACGGATACCGAGTCCCAATCAGTGGCTAGCTCCCGCGCGGTGGGTAGCAGAGTTCCATATACTGCGGCCCTGCGTGATCAGCCCGCAAAGTCGTTTGTCCAGCAGCTCAAGCCCTTCCATGGTCGCTTGAACAAGGACAAATGGCACAAAGTAGCTATCCGGCCGCTCATTCTTTTCTCTTATCCAGCCGTCCTCTGGTCAGCCATCGTCTATGCATGCTCAGTCGGATGGCTTATTGTGATATCCGAGTCTGTGGCTGTCATCTACCGCGAAGGCCACTATGAATTCAATGCCCTGCAGACGGGTTTGGTTTATATCAGTCCCTTTGTCGGTGGTATTCTTGGCACGGCTGTGGCGGGCAAGGTATCGGATGTCATTGTGAAGGCGATGGCCAGGCGCAATGGTGGCCTCTATGAGCCAGAGTTCAGACTTGTCATGGCTTTACCTGTGGCCATCACCACGGTCATTGGCTTGATGGGTTTCGGCTGGTCCGCGCAGTTGGGGGACCACTGGATTGTGCCGACCGTCTTTTTTGGTGTTGTCTCGTTCGGATGCTCGCTTGGCTCAACAACCAGCATCACCTTTTGCGTCGACAGCTACAGACAGTATGCGGGTGAGGCCCTGGTCACGCTCAACTTCAGCAAGAACATTTTCCACGGTCTCGTCTTCAGCTTGTTTGTGACCGGCTGGCTCACGGACGACGGACCCAAGACTGTTTTTATCTGGATCGGAATCATTCAACTTATCCTGCTCTTTTTGACTATCCCGATGTACATCTACGGAAAGAGAGCGAGAATGTGGACGGTCCGGAAAAACTTTATGGAGAAGTTCTAG
- the cyt-20 gene encoding valyl-tRNA synthetase yields the protein MPLSLWRLAIGSSRRHSLLKITSTRVLPVPRPYSTYSNNKKVIMPGEDQPAAAPAAAPAAQDAPGAPAPKKNDKKEKAKADKAAKFAAKQAAAKAKQPAAQSAPKEKKEKTPALPPYEDSTPAGEKKVIQSFEHPHFSAYNPSAVEAAWYQWWEKAGYFKPESCRKPSAGKFVIPLPPPNVTGALHCGHALANSLQDTLIRWYRMKGYETLWVPGCDHAGISTQSVVEKMLWKKEKKIRQELGREKFTDLVWEWKGEYHQRINNAQKLMGGSMDWSREAFTMDKNLTAATMETFCRLHDEGLIYRSNRLVNWCTHLNTALSGLEVETKEITGRTLLDVPGYDKKVEFGVLTHFKYQIDGSEETIEVATTRPETMLGDTGIAVNPEDPRYTHLVGKFARHPFVDRLLPIVTDNYVDKEFGTGAVKLTPAHDFNDYQLGQRHNLEFINILNENGTLNDNAGPFKGQKRFDARYTVVEELTKLGLFVKKEPNPMKIPLCEKSKDVIEPMMTEQWWVRMKEMGEAALQVVEEGKVKISPESATKSYKRWLADIQDWCISRQLWWGHRIPAYRVIFEGEEGQRENEKSEWVVGRTQEEAQAKAEAKFAGRKFTLEQDPDCLDTWFSSGLWPMAILGWPNTENLDFKKFFPTSMLETGWDILFFWVSRMIMLSLKMTGEVPFTEVYCHSLIRDSEGRKMSKSLGNVIDPLDIIRGIELEDLHAKLLVGNLKEEEVARATKYQKTAFPGGIPECGADAMRFTLLSYTTGGGDINFDIRVMHAYRRFCNKIWQASKYVLGKLPQDFMPKGELDTANFSVPEKWILHRMNVAVKGMNEALEAREFSRATKVAYQFFYDELCDVFIENSKGILSDGTPEEQQSVQQTLYHALDVALRLLHPIMPYITEELWQRLPRKQGDGETIMLAPYPAFESQLEFATEAEDYELGLKCAGGIRSLAADYNIKSDGRAFIKATTADSLATVSAQLAAIRTLCGKGVKEVNVLGADEELPRGCAVYVINAEITVLLQVGGSISDIDAEIKKITTKLQKTDLTIKKQQELLSKDGFEKVSEAVQESEKQKLADAQAAKENYQRTLEEFSKLKI from the exons ATGCCGCTTTCGTTGTGGCGATTGGCAATTGGAAGCTCGAGAAGGCATTCATTGCTTAAAATCACGTCGACCCGCGTACTTCCTGTTCCTCGACCGTATTCGACttacagcaacaacaagaaagTCATCATGCCGGGAGAAGATCAACCTGCTGCCGCGCCTGCCGCTGCGCCGGCTGCGCAAGACGCGCCTGGTGCCCCTGCCCCGAAGAAGAACG acaagaaggagaaggccaaggccgaCAAGGCCGCCAAATTCGCCGCTAAGCAAGCCGCCGCCAAAGCGAAGCAGCCTGCTGCTCAGTCCGCAcccaaagagaagaaggagaaaactCCTGCCCTGCCTCCTTACGAAGATAGCACCCCCGCTGGCGAGAAGAAGGTCATCCAATCTTTTGAGCACCCTCACTTCTCTGCATACAACCCCAGCGCCGTCGAGGCGGCATGGTATCAATGGTGGGAGAAGGCCGGCTACTTCAAGCCCGAAAGCTGCAGGAAACCCTCGGCTGGCAAGTTCGTCATCCCTCTGCCACCTCCGAACGTTACCGGCGCTCTCCACTGCGGCCATGCTCTCGCCAACTCCCTGCAAGATACTTTGATTCGCTGGTACCGCATGAAGGGCTATGAGACCTTGTGGGTGCCCGGTTGCGACCATGCCGGTATTTCGACCCAGTCCGTCGTCGAGAAGATGCtctggaagaaggagaagaagatccgTCAAGAACTTGGCCGTGAGAAGTTCACAGACCTCGTCTGGGAGTGGAAGGGTGAATACCATCAGCGCATCAACAATGCCCAGAAGCTTATGGGCGGCTCGATGGACTGGAGCCGCGAGGCTTTCACCATGGATAAGAACCTCACCGCTGCCACCATGGAGACTTTCTGCCGTCTTCATGACGAGGGCCTCATCTATAGGTCTAACCGCTTGGTGAACTGGTGCACCCACTTGAACACCGCGCTCAGTGGTTTGGAGGTCGAGACCAAGGAGATTACCGGCCGTACACTTCTCGACGTTCCCGGTTACGACAAGAAGGTCGAGTTCGGTGTCCTTACACACTTCAAGTACCAGATCGACGGTTCTGAGGAGACGATCGAGGTTGCCACCACCCGTCCCGAAACCATGCTTGGCGATACCGGTATTGCCGTCAACCCGGAGGATCCCCGCTACACCCATCTTGTCGGCAAGTTCGCCCGCCACCCCTTTGTTGACCGTCTCCTTCCCATTGTCACCGACAACTACGTTGATAAGGAGTTCGGTACAGGTGCTGTCAAGTTGACCCCGGCCCACGATTTCAACGATTACCAGCTTGGTCAGCGTCACAACCTCGAGTTCATCAATATTCTGAACGAGAACGGAACCCTCAACGACAATGCCGGCCCTTTTAAGGGACAGAAGCGCTTCGACGCCCGTTACACTGTTGTGGAGGAACTGACCAAGCTTGGACTCTTCGTTAAGAAGGAACCCAACCCAATGAAGATTCCCCTTTGTGAGAAGTCTAAGGACGTTATTGAGCCCATGATGACCGAGCAATGGTGGGTTCGCATGAAGGAGATGGGTGAAGCTGCGCTCCAAGTTGTCGAGGAGGGCAAGGTCAAGATCTCCCCCGAGAGTGCTACTAAGTCCTACAAGAGGTGGCTTGCTGATATCCAGGATTGGTGTATTTCCCGTCAGCTCTGGTGGGGCCATCGCATTCCTGCTTACCGCGTCATCTttgagggtgaggagggccAACGTGAGAACGAGAAGTCCGAATGGGTGGTCGGCAGGACACAGGAGGAGGCTCAGGCAAAGGCTGAGGCCAAGTTCGCCGGCCGCAAGTTCACTCTTGAGCAGGACCCCGACTGTCTCGATACCTGGTTCAGCTCCGGACTTTGGCCTATGGCCATTCTTGGCTGGCCCAACACTGAGAACCTCGATTTCAAGAAGTTCTTCCCTACCAGCATGCTCGAAACCGGCTGGGATATTTTGTTCTTCTGGGTCAGCCGTATGATTATGCTCAGTCTCAAGATGACCGGAGAGGTACCGTTCACTGAGGTGTACTGCCACAGTCTGATTCGTGATTCCGAGGGCAGGAAAATGAGCAAGTCTTTGGGCAACGTCATTGACCCTCTTGACATCATTCGCGGTATTGAACTAGAGGATCTCCACGCAAAGCTGCTGGTCGGTAAcctgaaggaggaggaagtcgcCAGAGCCACCAAATACCAAAAGACTGCCTTCCCCGGCGGTATTCCCGAGTGCGGCGCGGACGCCATGCGTTTCACCCTTCTCTCCTACACCACTGGCGGTGGCGATATCAACTTCGACATCAGGGTTATGCACGCTTACCGCAGATTCTGCAACAAGATTTGGCAAGCCAGCAAGTACGTCCTTGGTAAGCTTCCTCAGGACTTTATGCCCAAGGGTGAACTTGACACCGCCAACTTCTCCGTTCCCGAGAAGTGGATCCTTCACCGCATGAACGTGGCTGTTAAGGGCATGAATGAGGCTCTTGAGGCCCGCGAGTTCTCCAGAGCCACCAAGGTGGCCTACCAGTTCTTCTATGACGAGCTCTGCGACGTCTTCATCGAGAACAGCAAGGGTATCCTTAGCGACGGTACCCCCGAGGAGCAGCAGAGCGTGCAACAGACACTGTACCATGCCCTTGATGTGGCGCTGCGCCTTCTCCACCCCATCATGCCCTACATTACTGAGGAGCTCTGGCAGCGTCTTCCTCGCAAGCAGGGCGATGGCGAGACCATCATGCTTGCTCCCTACCCTGCCTTTGAGTCTCAGCTCGAGTTTGCGACCGAAGCTGAGGACTATGAGCTTGGTCTCAAGTGCGCCGGCGGCATCCGCTCCCTGGCTGCCGACTATAACATCAAGTCGGATGGCAGAGCGTTCATCAAGGCTACTACTGCGGACAGCCTTGCTACTGTTAGTGCTCAGCTCGCCGCCATCAGGACACTCTGCGGCAAGGGTGTTAAGGAGGTCAACGTCTTGGGCGCTGATGAGGAGCTGCCAAGAGGCTGCGCCGTCTATGTCATCAATGCCGAGATCACCGTCCTTCTCCAGGTTGGCGGTAGCATTAGCGACATCGATgccgagatcaagaagatcACCACCAAGTTGCAGAAGACTGATCTCACCATCAAGAAGCAACAGGAGCTTCTGTCTAAGGATGGTTTCGAGAAGGTCAGCGAGGCTGTCCAGGAGTCTGAGAAGCAGAAGCTGGCCGATGCCCAAGCGGCAAAGGAGAACTACCAACGCACTCTGGAGGAGTTCAGCAAGCTCAAGATTTAA